Proteins encoded within one genomic window of Triticum aestivum cultivar Chinese Spring chromosome 2D, IWGSC CS RefSeq v2.1, whole genome shotgun sequence:
- the LOC123051737 gene encoding uncharacterized protein, with protein sequence MPTSPPSLLDLLSPSPPAPEAAASSGHGGATVVQVVPMDVSEELLGKFMDASEFGFDYDRSGLWSPLVLLRPEVLALASGRAKRPRPRRSWRRKMFCCW encoded by the exons ATGCCGACATCGCCGCCGTCGCTCCTGGACCTCCTGAGCCCCTCCCCTCCTGCTCCTGAGGCGGCGGCGTCGTCTGGACACGGCGGCGCCACGGTGGTGCAGGTGGTGCCGATGGACGTCTCCGAGGAGCTGCTGGGCAAGTTCATGGATGCCAGCGAGTTCGGCTTCGACTACGACAGGAGCGGCCTCTGGTCCCCGCTCGTGCTGCTGCGGCCGGAGGTCCTCGCGCTCGCCTCGGGCCGCGCCAAGCGCCCACGCCCGCGCCGGAGCTGGAGAAGGAAG ATGTTTTGCTGCTGGTGA
- the LOC123051736 gene encoding protein HIGH CHLOROPHYLL FLUORESCENCE PHENOTYPE 173, chloroplastic, whose amino-acid sequence MSCPSSSSCCGVSPPVLANPRGEFAASCSTRTTQKAHFFGSKPSSQIIYSPTSSHLSRRSVIALAGKQSWDIGRFAKTLFFFNGPPNPLKIVESIMSSITASAPTEAPKKAETSDVVLVTGATGGVGRRVVDVLRKKGVPVRVLVRNAEKARTMLGPDVDLIIGDVTKGDTLDPKYFKGIKKVINAVSVIVGPKEGDTPDRQKYSQGIKFFEPEIKGPSPEMVEYLGMQNLINAVKESVGLSEGKLLFGFKGNLCGKFVWGALDDVVMGGVSESAFQIQPTGSETGEATGLFKGTVSTSNNGGFTSIRTKNFTVPEDLSAYDGVELRVKGDGRRYKLIIRTSYEWDTIGYTASFNTTKGEWQSVRIPFSSLIPVFRARTATDAPPFDASNITALQLMFSKFEYDGKLNPTFAEGQFELPFSSIRAYINEPITPRFVHVSSAGVTRPERPGLDLSKQPPAVRMNKELGSILTYKLKGEDLIRESGVPYTIVRPCALTEEPAGADLIFEQGDNITGKISREEVARLCVAALASPSAVGKTFEVKSTVPFSEPFVIDPSNPPPEKDYEVYFKELKDGITGKEALEGTPALV is encoded by the exons ATGagctgcccctcctcctcctcctgctgcggcGTCTCTCCTCCGGTCCTCGCCAATCCCCGG GGTGAATTCGCTGCTAGTTGCTCCACAAGAACAACTCAGAAGGCACATTTCTTCGGTTCAAAGCCATCCTCCCAAATCATCTACAGCCCAACATCATCGCATTTGTCCCGGAGATCAGTAATCGCCTTGGCCGGAAAGCAATCTTGGGACATCGGCAGGTTTGCCAAGACTCTGTTTTTCTTCAACGGGCCTCCAAACCCTCTCAAG ATTGTGGAGTCCATAATGAGCAGCATCACAGCCTCTGCTCCCACCGAGGCGCCGAAGAAAGCAGAGACTTCTGATGTGGTGCTTGTCACTGGAGCTACCGGCGGTGTCGGGCGAAGAGTTGTCGATGTCCTACGGAAGAAGGGGGTGCCTGTCCGAGTATTG GTTAGAAATGCGGAGAAGGCGAGGACAATGTTGGGGCCAGATGTGGACTTG ATCATAGGTGATGTTACAAAGGGAGACACGCTCGATCCTAAGTACTTCAAAGGCATTAAGAAAGTCATCAATGCAGTTTCAGTCATAGTAGGGCCAAAGGAAGGTGATACACCGGACAGGCAGAAGTATTCGCAA GGCATCAAGTTTTTTGAACCCGAG ATCAAAGGACCTTCACCTGAAATGGTGGAGTACCTTGGTATGCAAAACTTGATTAATGCTGTAAAGGAAAGTGTTGGGCTGAGCGAAGGGAAACTGCTATTTGGATTCAAAG GCAATTTATGTGGAAAGTTTGTGTGGGGAGCACTTGACGATGTTGTAATGGGCGGTGTTAGTGAAAGTGCATTCCAAATCCAACCAACAGGAAGTGAAACTGGTGAAGCAACTGGATTATTCAAAG GTACCGTGTCTACTTCAAATAACGGTGGCTTCACTAGTATAAGGACAAAG AATTTTACCGTCCCCGAGGACCTGTCGGCATACGATGGTGTTGAACTACGAGTTAAGGGCGATGGCCGGAGGTACAAACTTATCATAAGAACTAGCTACGAATGGGATACTATTGGCTACACTGCAAGCTTCAACACCACAAAGGGCGAATGGCAAAGC GTTAGAATACCTTTCTCTTCTCTGATACCGGTATTTCGTGCCCGTACCGCAACTGATGCTCCACCCTTTGATGCAAGCAATATCACTGCACTGCAG CTCATGTTCAGCAAGTTTGAATACGACGGAAAGCTCAACCCAACATTTGCAGAAGGTCAATTTGAGCTTCCGTTTTCAAGCATTAGAGCATACATAAATGAGCCAATTACTCCAAG GTTTGTTCATGTGAGCTCTGCAGGAGTTACAAGACCTGAAAGGCCAGGGCTAGATCTAAGCAAACAACCCCCCGCCGTCCGCATGAACAAAGAGCTTGGTTCCATTCTAACTTACAAGTTGAAG GGAGAGGATTTAATTCGGGAAAGTGGTGTTCCCTACACTATCGTGCGGCCATGTGCTCTAACTGAGGAACCAGCTGGAGCTGACCTCATATTTGAACAGGGGGATAATATCACT GGAAAGATATCACGGGAAGAAGTTGCCCGCCTTTGTGTCGCGGCTCTAGCAAGCCCGAGTGCAGTGGGGAAGACTTTTGAG GTCAAGAGCACCGTTCCAtttagtgaaccgtttgtgatcgATCCTTCGAACCCTCCTCCTGAGAAGGACTATGAAGTGTACTTCAAAGAGCTCAAAGACGGCATCACGGGTAAAGAGGCTCTTGAAGGAACACCTGCTCTAGTCTGA
- the LOC123048828 gene encoding wall-associated receptor kinase 2-like isoform X1 yields the protein MTTTRSSQSHSSQPLPIILVLLLAAAASTRLILQAAAAAAAAEQDEKQPITLPGCPDRCGDTLIPFPFCTKPGCFREGFQVTCNDSFSPHRAFLAYAGVNQHIAEIYYKVGWHHPVWRTDHGNTALELIDISVADGEARAYVLVSSLCNAANLSGDYVAKCQNLALGERGPFLLSVTRNLLVGVGWRVEPKIMSYLWSAYRNSTYEFSLACLSDLMGMPKLLQLATNGSCSSRGCCQAALPEAAPLTDFGTWFSIEDNPMWQTNPCTYAMVVESDWYRFSTPDLYGVEVLPRRYPRGVPFVLDFSIRNGACPGKGRKPPPDYACVSGNSYCANATGGAAHGYVCRCLEHYDGNPYIANGCQDIDECKLRKLNPELYPCSSDGICKNRLEDYDCPCKLGMKGDGGIGGIFIIAAISFLILLRKEKQKTREFYQKNGGPTLEKAKFIKLFKKEELKPILNSSNFIGKGGFG from the exons ATGACCACCACGCGAAGCTCGCAGTCCCATAGCTCCCAGCCACTGCCGATAATCCTAGTCCTCCTCCTTGCAGCAGCAGCATCAACTCGCTTGATCTTAcaggcggctgctgctgctgctgctgcagaacAAGATGAGAAGCAGCCGATCACGCTTCCGGGTTGCCCCGACAGGTGCGGCGACACTCTCATCCCCTTCCCGTTCTGCACGAAGCCCGGCTGCTTCCGCGAGGGCTTCCAGGTCACCTGCAACGACTCCTTCAGTCCCCACCGCGCCTTCCTCGCCTACGCCGGAGTAAACCAGCACATAGCCGAGATATACTACAAGGTGGGGTGGCACCATCCTGTGTGGAGGACCGACCATGGCAACACGGCCCTGGAGCTCATAGACATATCGGTGGCCGACGGCGAGGCGCGCGCTTATGTCCTCGTTTCGTCCCTCTGCAACGCCGCCAACCTCAGTGGCGACTACGTCGCCAAGTGCCAGAACCTGGCGCTGGGCGAGAGGGGCCCGTTCCTGCTGTCGGTGACGCGCAACCTCCTCGTCGGCGTGGGCTGGAGAGTGGAACCCAAGATCATGAGCTACCTGTGGTCAGCGTACCGGAACTCCACCTATGAGTTCTCGCTCGCCTGCCTCTCGGACCTTATGGGCATGCCCAAGCTCCTGCAGCTGGCGACCAACGGGTCGTGCTCCAGCCGGGGCTGCTGCCAGGCCGCGCTGCCGGAGGCGGCCCCGCTCACCGACTTCGGGACGTGGTTCAGCATCGAGGACAACCCCATGTGGCAGACCAACCCGTGCACCTACGCCATGGTGGTCGAGAGCGACTGGTACCGCTTCTCCACGCCGGACCTGTACGGCGTCGAGGTGCTGCCCAGGAGGTACCCGAGGGGCGTCCCCTTCGTGCTCGACTTCTCCATCCGGAACGGTGCATGCCCGGGGAAAGGCCGGAAACCACCGCCGGACTACGCCTGCGTCAGCGGCAACAGCTATTGCGCCAACGCGACTGGTGGTGCTGCCCATGGCTATGTCTGCAGGTGCTTGGAACACTACGATGGCAACCCTTACATCGCCAATGGATGCCAAG aCATCGACGAGTGTAAGCTCCGAAAACTGAATCCTGAGTTGTATCCTTGTTCGAGTGATGGGATCTGCAAGAACAGGCTGGAAGACTATGACTGTCCATGTAAACTCGGAATGAAAGGCGACG GTGGAATAGGTGGTATTTTTATCATTGCGGCTATATCATTCCTTATTCTTCTTCgcaaagagaaacaaaagacaagagAGTTTTATCAAAAGAACGGCGGGCCTACGTTAGAGAAGGCAAAGttcataaaacttttcaaaaaggaggaGCTCAAGCCAATTTTGAACAGTAGCAATTTCATTGGAAAAGGTGGCTTTGGATAA
- the LOC123048828 gene encoding wall-associated receptor kinase 2-like isoform X2, giving the protein MTTTRSSQSHSSQPLPIILVLLLAAAASTRLILQAAAAAAAAEQDEKQPITLPGCPDRCGDTLIPFPFCTKPGCFREGFQVTCNDSFSPHRAFLAYAGVNQHIAEIYYKVGWHHPVWRTDHGNTALELIDISVADGEARAYVLVSSLCNAANLSGDYVAKCQNLALGERGPFLLSVTRNLLVGVGWRVEPKIMSYLWSAYRNSTYEFSLACLSDLMGMPKLLQLATNGSCSSRGCCQAALPEAAPLTDFGTWFSIEDNPMWQTNPCTYAMVVESDWYRFSTPDLYGVEVLPRRYPRGVPFVLDFSIRNGACPGKGRKPPPDYACVSGNSYCANATGGAAHGYVCRCLEHYDGNPYIANGCQDIDECKLRKLNPELYPCSSDGICKNRLEDYDCPCKLGMKGDGIKGTCTCLGHI; this is encoded by the exons ATGACCACCACGCGAAGCTCGCAGTCCCATAGCTCCCAGCCACTGCCGATAATCCTAGTCCTCCTCCTTGCAGCAGCAGCATCAACTCGCTTGATCTTAcaggcggctgctgctgctgctgctgcagaacAAGATGAGAAGCAGCCGATCACGCTTCCGGGTTGCCCCGACAGGTGCGGCGACACTCTCATCCCCTTCCCGTTCTGCACGAAGCCCGGCTGCTTCCGCGAGGGCTTCCAGGTCACCTGCAACGACTCCTTCAGTCCCCACCGCGCCTTCCTCGCCTACGCCGGAGTAAACCAGCACATAGCCGAGATATACTACAAGGTGGGGTGGCACCATCCTGTGTGGAGGACCGACCATGGCAACACGGCCCTGGAGCTCATAGACATATCGGTGGCCGACGGCGAGGCGCGCGCTTATGTCCTCGTTTCGTCCCTCTGCAACGCCGCCAACCTCAGTGGCGACTACGTCGCCAAGTGCCAGAACCTGGCGCTGGGCGAGAGGGGCCCGTTCCTGCTGTCGGTGACGCGCAACCTCCTCGTCGGCGTGGGCTGGAGAGTGGAACCCAAGATCATGAGCTACCTGTGGTCAGCGTACCGGAACTCCACCTATGAGTTCTCGCTCGCCTGCCTCTCGGACCTTATGGGCATGCCCAAGCTCCTGCAGCTGGCGACCAACGGGTCGTGCTCCAGCCGGGGCTGCTGCCAGGCCGCGCTGCCGGAGGCGGCCCCGCTCACCGACTTCGGGACGTGGTTCAGCATCGAGGACAACCCCATGTGGCAGACCAACCCGTGCACCTACGCCATGGTGGTCGAGAGCGACTGGTACCGCTTCTCCACGCCGGACCTGTACGGCGTCGAGGTGCTGCCCAGGAGGTACCCGAGGGGCGTCCCCTTCGTGCTCGACTTCTCCATCCGGAACGGTGCATGCCCGGGGAAAGGCCGGAAACCACCGCCGGACTACGCCTGCGTCAGCGGCAACAGCTATTGCGCCAACGCGACTGGTGGTGCTGCCCATGGCTATGTCTGCAGGTGCTTGGAACACTACGATGGCAACCCTTACATCGCCAATGGATGCCAAG aCATCGACGAGTGTAAGCTCCGAAAACTGAATCCTGAGTTGTATCCTTGTTCGAGTGATGGGATCTGCAAGAACAGGCTGGAAGACTATGACTGTCCATGTAAACTCGGAATGAAAGGCGACGGTATAAAAGGAACCTGCacctgtctaggacacatctag
- the LOC123055672 gene encoding annexin D3 gives MSAIVVPSPVPSPSDDAEGIRKALQGWRADKEALVRILARRTAAQRSAIRRAYAFLFREPLLNSFRQRLSRQYCPVTVDFWKAVILWTMDPAERDANLVHGALRRRGDGDHLAVLVEVSCASDPDHLVAVRRAYRSLFGCSVEEDLASCAALQQPLRKMLVSLVSSYRYGGDRVDADVAKLEASQLSEAVRRKQPHHDEVVRILSTRSKPQLRATLRRYREDHGTDIVEDIDSRCSSQFARTLKSAVWCLTSPEKHFAEMIRESVVGLGTYEDMLTRVVVSRAEIDMRQIKEEYRARFKTTVTCDVVDDTSFGYKDILLALVGGEEE, from the exons ATGTCCGCCATCGTCGTCCCCAGCCCGGTGCCGTCCCCCTCCGACGACGCTGAGGGCATCAGGAAGGCGCTCCAAG GATGGCGGGCGGACAAGGAGGCCCTGGTGCGCATACTGGCACGGAGGACGGCGGCGCAGCGGTCGGCGATCCGCCGCGCCTACGCCTTCCTCTTCCGGGAGCCCCTCCTCAACTCCTTCCGCCAGCGGCTCTCCCGCCAGTACTGCCCCGTCACCGTCGACTTCTGG AAGGCGGTCATCCTGTGGACGATGGACCCGGCGGAGCGGGACGCGAACCTGGTGCACGGCGCGCTGCGGCGGCGAGGGGACGGCGACCACCTCGCCGTGCTGGTGGAGGTCTCGTGCGCGTCCGAccccgaccacctcgtggccgtccGGCGCGCCTACCGCTCCCTCTTCGGCTGCTCCGTGGAGGAGGACCTCGCCTCCTGCGCCGCGCTCCAGCAGCCGCTCAGGAAGATGCTGGTGAGCCTCGTGAGCTCCTACCGCTACGGCGGTGACCGCGTCGACGCGGACGTGGCGAAGCTGGAGGCGTCGCAGCTCTCGGAGGCCGTCCGGAGGAAGCAGCCGCACCACGACGAGGTGGTGCGGATCCTCAGCACCCGGAGCAAGCCCCAGCTCAGGGCGACGCTCCGGCGGTACAGGGAGGACCACGGCACCGACATCGTCGAGGACATCGACAGCCGCTGCAGCAGCCAGTTCGCCAGGACGCTGAAGAGCGCCGTCTGGTGCCTGACCTCGCCGGAGAAACACTTCGCGGAGATGATCAGGGAGTCGGTGGTGGGGCTGGGGACTTACGAGGACATGCTGACGAGGGTGGTGGTGTCGCGGGCGGAGATCGACATGAGGCAGATCAAGGAGGAGTACAGGGCCAGGTTCAAGACCACCGTGACCTGCGACGTCGTTGACGACACCTCCTTCGGCTACAAGGACATCCTGCTGGCCCTGGTTGGCGGCGAGGAAGAGTGA